Within the Saccharopolyspora gloriosae genome, the region TCCTGCGCAGGCGCTTCGGTCAGATCGGGCTGGACGCCGTGGTGCGCACCACGATCTCGGTGCTGCTCGCGCCGCTCGTGCTCCCGCTCGCATGGCTGGTGCGGCAATTCGGAGTATCGGGCTTCGCCGGCATCGTCACCGGATTCTGCGTCACCTTCCTGGTGACGATGGTGTTCGCGTGGTGGTGGCATGTGTGGTTCCCGTACCGGCACGGCGACCAGACCCCCGCGATGCGCTGGCTGAAGCTGCGCCTGATCGGCATGGACGGGGACAAGCCCGGCCTGGGGCAGTACAACGCGCGGTGGGTGCTCACCACCGTGGACACGATGTTCTTCTGCCTGGTCGGCATCGTGCTGATCATCGTGACGCCGCAGCACCAGCGGGCCGGCGACATCGTGGCCCGCACCCGCGTGGTGCGGGCCGACGTCAACTGACGAGGCCGTGCTGCCAGGCCCAGATCGCGATCTCCGTGCGGTTGCGGACCGACAGCTTCTGCTGCGCGCTCGCCAAGTGCGACTTCACGGTGGACAGCGAAACGTGGAGCTCGGCGGCGATCTCCGCGTTCGTCGCCCCCCGCGCCACCGCCAGCACCGTGTCCAGTTCCCGCTCGCTCAGCGGCGTGTCCCGGCGGCTCAGGCGGCGGCGCTCGGGCTGGGTGAAGTGCGACAGCAGCCGGGTGGTCACCGACGGCGAGATCATCGACTCCCCATCTGCCGCCGCGTGCACGGCGTTGACCAGCAGCGCGGCACCGGCGTCCTTGAGCAGGAAGCCACGTGCCCCGGCCAGCAGCGCGGCGTAGACGTTCTCGTCCACGTCGTAAGTGGTGACCACGACGACGCGCAGCGGATCCGGCACGTCCGGCCCCGCCAGCAGCCGCGTCGCCTGCAACCCGTCGACCTTCGGCATCTGGATGTCCATCAGCGTCACGTCCGGCCGCAGCTCACGAGCCATGTTCACGGCGGCCTCACCGTCCGCGGCCTCACCGACGACCTCCAGGTCCGGCTCGGCGCTGAGGATGAGCCGGAACCCGGTCCGCACGAGCGTCTGGTCGTCGGCGATGAGAACGCGAATGGTCACCGGGGGCCTCCTTGGCCGTTGCCGCCGGCGTCCTGCGGAGCTGCGATCGGGAACCGCGCGGTCACCCGCCACCTCCGTCCCGGTGCGGGACCGGCCTGCACGGTCCCACCGACGGCCTGCACGCGTTCGGCCATGCCGACCAGCCCGTAACCGGAACCCGTGCGGTCCGGCGATACCGACGGCACGTTGTCGTTTTCCACGACGAGCACAAAATCCGCACCCTCACGGTGACCGGACACGCGGGCCTCGGCAGCGTCCGGGGAGTGCTTGCGCGCGTTGGTCAACGCTTCCAGCACGATCCGATGCGCCGTGGTCGCGAGCTCCGGGTTCACCGGCACCTCGTCGAGGTCCGCGGCAACGTCCACAGTGGCGTGCACGCCGGCGGCGCGACGCACCGCTTCGCCGAATCCGGTGCCGTGCGGGAGGGAATCGTCATCGTCGGTGCGGAGCATACCGACGAGCCTGCGCATCGCGGCGAGCGCTTCGGCCCCCGCCTGCTCGATCTCGGTGTAGACCTCGACGGGGTCCTCCGGCGAGACCCGAGGGTTACTCGCCAAGGCGCGGGCGGCGTTCGTGCGGACCACGATGCCGCTCACGTGGAAGGCCACGAGGTCGTGCAGCTCCCTGGCCAGCCGCAGCCGCTCACCGGTGCGGACCGCCGCGAGTTCACCGCGCCTGCGGTTGTCGGCGTCGCGCAGCACCAGGCCGATCGCCAGCGCGATGCCCCAGGTCAGGGCGGCCGACACCGTGATCAGCGTGCGGGCGGTGCCGTCGAAGCGCAGCAGCGAGGCCGGCACCAGTGCGATCACGCTGCCCACCGCGACCAGCACCGCCGGCCGCGGGCGCAGCCGGCGACAGCATGCGCCGACCAGCAACGACAGGCCGAGGATCTCCGCGCCGGTCGGCACCTGCCCCGTCGCGAACCCGGCGTGGACGAGCCCTTCGCTGATCACCGTGCTGAGCAGGCTCAGCGCGATGGCCGCGGCGGCCAACCCACCGACGTGGGCGGGAAACCGCCGCCGCAGCACGGCCAGCAGCGCGACGATGGTGCCGCTCGGCGGGATCAGCAGCACCGCGGTCGTCGAGGCGCGCGAGTCCAGCCACGCCACCGAAACCGCGTCGGCGAGGAAGACCACCACGAGCGCGACGGCCTCCACGGCGAACAACCCGCGCCGGGCGGGCGGCCCGAAGAACCACGGACTGCTCATGATCACCGACCTTATCCCAGTGGAGGACGGAAATTACCGCGACGCCTTGACGTCCACGACATACCGGTTGGAGTCGGGCAGGAAGCTCAGCACCACGCCGACCGTGGACAGGGCCACCCCGACGTAGGACGCCGCATCGGCCGCAGGCCCGAACAGCGCGAGCGCGTTCAGCACCGCGAACACGGTCAGCACGATCCGCGCCCAATTCCGGCCGGTCCGCAGCTTCAGGCTCAGCCACCCGTAGATCAGCAACGTGACCACGGACGTCCCGAGCGCGATGTTCACGAGCAGGTCGTTCAGCTCCGGACCCACGTCGGGCATCGGGGACTGCGAACCGGAGAGCAGCTGGATCGTTCCCCAAACCGTGGGGATCACCGCGGAAGCGAGGTAGGCGAGCACCGAGAAGTTGATGCTCGACGGGGCGGAAGGAGTGTGCACGTTCAAAGTCGCCATGGCCGGAAAACTAATCATCCCAAAGAATTACCGGCAAGCTTTTCCGGAGCATTTCGTACTTTTGGCCATGCGGCTCATCCTCACGACCTAGCAGCGCCGATTCAATTCGTCCTCGAGTCCAATACACAAATATGAGCGCCTCCGTGAACAATCGTTCCGACCACTTTCCAAGGGAGGTTCGATGCGTGATTCAGCGAAGCGGGCGGCGCTCACCGCCGCCTGCCTGGGACTGGCGGTGACCGGTCTGCCCGGCGTCGCCTCGGCGGCCGGGAACACCGTCCCACCGAAGTACGCCGACCAGCAGCTCAACTGGACACCCTGCCCGTTCGAGGCGGCCGAGGGCAGCCGGCCCGCCGAGTGCGCGGTGGTGACGGTGCCCCGCGACTGGGCGAACCCGGAGGCCGGAGCCGACCTCGCGGTCTCGATCAGCCGGGTGCGGGCGGGCGGTGAAAAACTGGGGTCGCTGCTGGTGAATCCGGGCGGCCCCGGCGCGCAGGGCAGCTCGGTCGCCGGGTCGATCGCCGGACTCGAACCGGAACTGCACCAGGGCTACGACCTCATCGGCATGGACCCGCGCGGAACCGGCCACGAAGGCGCGCCCGAGCAGCAGGGATTCCTATGTGAAGTCCCACTCGACCGATTACCACAGGGCGGCGGCCTGGATGCGCGAGACCGCTCCGCCGAGAGCATCGCCGAACACCAGAAGATCCCGCGCGCCACCGCCGAAGCCTGCCAGAGCGATGCCATCGCCCCGTTCATCACGACCTGGCAGACCGCCCACGACATGGATCTCATCCGCGCTCTCCTGCAGGAGGAGAAGCTCAATTATCTGGGCTATTCCTACGGGACCTGGCTCGGCGCCAAATACGCCTCGCTGTTCCCGGAACGCTCGGGCCGGATGATCCTCGACTCGAACGTGAACTGGCAGGGCAGATTGCAGGCCGCGTTCGAAGATTTCCCGCGCATCGGCCAGCGCTGGTTCGACGAGGTGTACCTGCCGTGGACCACCCGGCAGTTCCCGGAACTCGTCGGCACCGACGTCGAATCGGCCCGGCGCACCTGGGAGGACGTGCGCGCGTTCTACGCCGCGCAGGGCGTCTCACCGGACAACTTCGACGCGTTGTTCGTCGGCGTGGGCAGCGAAATCGGCTGGACGCTGTCGAGCGCCGTGTTCGTGGCCGCCATCAACGAGATGAACGGGCAGCAGCCCCCGGAACCGGCTCGATCCGCGGAACTGCAGGCGATGCTCGATGAGCAGGCGCGGGCGAACTTCGGCGTTCCGCTCACCGAGCTGACTCCGCAACAGGTCGCCGACGGGCTCGCCGAGGACTACGCGCCGGTGACCGGAACGCGGTTCGCCGTCGCCTGCGGCGACCAGCCGACCCGATCCGCGCAGTGGTACCAGGACCTCAGCGACCGCCAAGGGCCGGAGCTGCCGCTGAACGGCTGGGCCTACGGGTTGAACGAGACCTGCGGGTACTGGTCCGACGCCCCTCGCCAGGACCTGCCGCAGCTGCCGCCGGAAGTGGCGGAGAACGTGCTCGTGATCCAGGGCGAATTCGACCCGCAGACCGCTTACGAGCAGGGCTCCTCCGCCGTGGACGCGGCCGACGGGGTCACCATGGTCTCGGTGGACGACTCCCCGGCGCACGGGCAGTACGCGATGGCGAACAACCCGTGCGTGGACGGCATGGTGAACGTGTTTCTGCTGCACGGTTCCCGGCCCGCCGACGCGGCGTGCCCGTCCGTCCCGCTGCCCGGCGAGCAGGAGGTGTTCCCGGTCGACGGTCCCGTGACCTCGGCGCCCACGCCGTTCCTCGCCGACGCCGGCACCGGCCCGGACCACCCCGAGCTGCGCCGCTCCCTGCAAGACCAGATCAGCCGCGCCAACCTCAACCCCGCGGCCTGACCCACCCCTGCCCCGCCGGCCGAACAGCCCGTCCACCCGAACCACCTCGACAAGCTGCGGCACCCCAGGCGCAGCCACTTCCAACGGAGTGAACGGACCGCTCGCCCAATCCCCCTGGACAAACGGTCCGCTCACCCGAACCAACTCGCCGTAAGCAACAGAAGCACCAGTGACCTCGGCAGAGCCACTGCGAGCGGAGTGAACGGACCGTTCGCCCAATCCCGTTGGGCATACGGTCCGTTCACTCCTTCCCTTCCCCGCGCAGCCCACGACGTGGGGTTTCGAATCTGAGTGAACGGACCCTTCGTCCAATCTCGTTGGGTAAACGGTCCGTTCACTCGGGTCCTTGTCGGCGTGAGCAGCTGGGGGCCGCGGATGCGGTGATCTTGGTGAAGCCACTGCGAGTGGAGTGAACGGACCGTTCGTCCAACAAGATTGGACGAACGGTCCGTTCACTTGACGTGATGCAGGACGCCGCCCGCTGGAGGTCAGATAGGACAAATGCGGTGGTTCGGCGGACTCGGGGGAGCGGGTCTCTGCTGATGACGCTGCGACGTGCCCGTTGGACGGCGGCGTTGCCGAGCTTCGCGGTCGTCCTCGTAGTCTTCCCGGACCGGGCGAGCGGCGCCCATCCGCTCGATCAGACGGCTGCCGGCCCGGCGTTCGCGGCCGCAGCGGGCTCACGTCCTGGTGGGCTCCGGTTCCGGGTCGCGGGTGAGAGCGTCGGTGATCTCCTCGGCTGCGGCGGGAGCGTCCCGGTACCAGGAGCCGACCGCCGCGAACAGCAGCAGCGACACCAGCACCGGCGACACGACCGTGATCGCCTCCGACAGGCCCAGCACGTACTTCGTGATCGCGAACGTGAGCAGCCCGCCGGCCCAGGAGGTCAGCGCCGCGGTGGGTCCGACGTGCCGGAACGGCCGCAGCATGCCCAGCATCATCGGAATCGAGATCGGCCCGATCAGCGCGCCCACCCAGGCGACGATGATGCCCAGCACACCGCCCAGGGTCTCCGCGTTGAGCGCCAGCACCACGCTGAGGAACACGAACACCACGGTGAGCACCCGGCCTGCCCGCAGGAACTGCTCGTCGGTGAATCCCTTGGCACGACGCCACACCTGTGGCAGGACGTCCCGGGTCATCACCGCCGAGATCGCGGTGGCGTCCGACGCGGCCATCGCCATCGTGTGCGAGAAGACGCCGACCAGAACCAGCCCCAGCAGTCCGGCCGGTAAGAACTGCAACGCCATCTCCGCGTAGACGTCCTCGGAGTTGTCCACCCGCACCAGCAGCGGCGCCGCGAACATCGGCAGCATCAGCACGATCGGCCACACCAAGTACAGCCCGCTGGACAACAGCGCGGTATGCCGCGCCGCCGACGAGGTGGGCGTGGCGATGTAGCGCTGCGCCAGGTTCCACATGCCGCCGTTGTACTCGAACGTCTTCACCAGCACGTACACCAGCAGGAAGTACGCGGGATAGCTGCTCGTCGTCGGCGAGGTGTGCCCTTCGGGCAGCGCCGACCAGAAGTTCGCGTAGTTGAACCCGCGCTGCGCCAAGGCGATCCCGACCGCGCCGATCATGGCGAACGCCGCGACGCCTTGGATCACGAACTGTCCGAGTTCGGTGAGCGCGTCGGCCCACAATCCGCCCGCGGTGCAGTACACCAGCGTCACCGCGGCGGTGATCACGATGCCCCAGCCGAGCGGGATGCCGACGAACTTGTTGAGCAGCAACGCGACCGCCGACCACTTGGCCGCTACGTCGAACACCTTCAGCAGCGAACCGCTCCATGCCAGCACCTGCTGGGTGGGCACGTTGAACCGCCGCGCGAGGTACTCCAGCGGGGACGCGATGCGGTAGTGCGTGCGCAGCCGATTCCACTTGGGAGCGAACAGGAACGCGCCGATCCCGGTGGCGACGGCCAGCGGGAACATGAACACCACGTAGGACACGATGCCCTGGTCGTAGGCGACCCCGGCGTATGCCACGAACACGACGGCGCTGTAGCCGGACATGTGGTGCGAGATCCCGGCCAGCCACCACGGCATTCGGCCTCCGGCGGTGAAGAAGTCCGCGGTGTCGGCGACCTGACGATGCGCCCAGACACCGATCGCCAGCATGATCAGCAGAT harbors:
- a CDS encoding alpha/beta fold hydrolase, producing the protein MRDSAKRAALTAACLGLAVTGLPGVASAAGNTVPPKYADQQLNWTPCPFEAAEGSRPAECAVVTVPRDWANPEAGADLAVSISRVRAGGEKLGSLLVNPGGPGAQGSSVAGSIAGLEPELHQGYDLIGMDPRGTGHEGAPEQQGFLCEVPLDRLPQGGGLDARDRSAESIAEHQKIPRATAEACQSDAIAPFITTWQTAHDMDLIRALLQEEKLNYLGYSYGTWLGAKYASLFPERSGRMILDSNVNWQGRLQAAFEDFPRIGQRWFDEVYLPWTTRQFPELVGTDVESARRTWEDVRAFYAAQGVSPDNFDALFVGVGSEIGWTLSSAVFVAAINEMNGQQPPEPARSAELQAMLDEQARANFGVPLTELTPQQVADGLAEDYAPVTGTRFAVACGDQPTRSAQWYQDLSDRQGPELPLNGWAYGLNETCGYWSDAPRQDLPQLPPEVAENVLVIQGEFDPQTAYEQGSSAVDAADGVTMVSVDDSPAHGQYAMANNPCVDGMVNVFLLHGSRPADAACPSVPLPGEQEVFPVDGPVTSAPTPFLADAGTGPDHPELRRSLQDQISRANLNPAA
- a CDS encoding response regulator transcription factor; this encodes MTIRVLIADDQTLVRTGFRLILSAEPDLEVVGEAADGEAAVNMARELRPDVTLMDIQMPKVDGLQATRLLAGPDVPDPLRVVVVTTYDVDENVYAALLAGARGFLLKDAGAALLVNAVHAAADGESMISPSVTTRLLSHFTQPERRRLSRRDTPLSERELDTVLAVARGATNAEIAAELHVSLSTVKSHLASAQQKLSVRNRTEIAIWAWQHGLVS
- a CDS encoding RDD family protein, with the translated sequence MVPIGAEHTADMDPANTGPAFLRRRFGQIGLDAVVRTTISVLLAPLVLPLAWLVRQFGVSGFAGIVTGFCVTFLVTMVFAWWWHVWFPYRHGDQTPAMRWLKLRLIGMDGDKPGLGQYNARWVLTTVDTMFFCLVGIVLIIVTPQHQRAGDIVARTRVVRADVN
- a CDS encoding sensor histidine kinase gives rise to the protein MSSPWFFGPPARRGLFAVEAVALVVVFLADAVSVAWLDSRASTTAVLLIPPSGTIVALLAVLRRRFPAHVGGLAAAAIALSLLSTVISEGLVHAGFATGQVPTGAEILGLSLLVGACCRRLRPRPAVLVAVGSVIALVPASLLRFDGTARTLITVSAALTWGIALAIGLVLRDADNRRRGELAAVRTGERLRLARELHDLVAFHVSGIVVRTNAARALASNPRVSPEDPVEVYTEIEQAGAEALAAMRRLVGMLRTDDDDSLPHGTGFGEAVRRAAGVHATVDVAADLDEVPVNPELATTAHRIVLEALTNARKHSPDAAEARVSGHREGADFVLVVENDNVPSVSPDRTGSGYGLVGMAERVQAVGGTVQAGPAPGRRWRVTARFPIAAPQDAGGNGQGGPR
- a CDS encoding sodium:solute symporter family protein, which translates into the protein MHPLDWVVIAGYLLIMLAIGVWAHRQVADTADFFTAGGRMPWWLAGISHHMSGYSAVVFVAYAGVAYDQGIVSYVVFMFPLAVATGIGAFLFAPKWNRLRTHYRIASPLEYLARRFNVPTQQVLAWSGSLLKVFDVAAKWSAVALLLNKFVGIPLGWGIVITAAVTLVYCTAGGLWADALTELGQFVIQGVAAFAMIGAVGIALAQRGFNYANFWSALPEGHTSPTTSSYPAYFLLVYVLVKTFEYNGGMWNLAQRYIATPTSSAARHTALLSSGLYLVWPIVLMLPMFAAPLLVRVDNSEDVYAEMALQFLPAGLLGLVLVGVFSHTMAMAASDATAISAVMTRDVLPQVWRRAKGFTDEQFLRAGRVLTVVFVFLSVVLALNAETLGGVLGIIVAWVGALIGPISIPMMLGMLRPFRHVGPTAALTSWAGGLLTFAITKYVLGLSEAITVVSPVLVSLLLFAAVGSWYRDAPAAAEEITDALTRDPEPEPTRT